From the genome of Gracilinanus agilis isolate LMUSP501 chromosome 2, AgileGrace, whole genome shotgun sequence, one region includes:
- the GPRIN2 gene encoding G protein-regulated inducer of neurite outgrowth 2 — MATSDSHPECHPASTLHGQPLSKSSSNLLGERPGNGQELRKSVSSTVCQSPTEEGDPIQLAGASGRDVESTLGAAGHGSCPEPAPSPWQEKSSVFRSKSSTVGNVYFMGESEPSPSSLAVPGVVVQRSHSDLASGCRHLSLNVPMEASVSCSALGSSPRGRSSLVPRNVLIQRPGMGHHDSVDPDREPPHPDPQGSAGNIEGDPVSQGAEAGRDAVVTLPGPGGEVQIAGDHSGGDSIPDPGSRTQGSILPCSVPTAPGYMHPPSSPYCPRQAETSAKTSDTHSAYCHPLPIPALQVGPGMLCPMNEMGVPGCCHVLSTSEILTFPKLVSSVSESGLHNQHLVRYRRLAEEAPVCIHCYAPTKCPQQESAAGSTLLASQPASDPITKTKDVSTMTSTGDLALGPSASLHCRDAEVQTAPSTACKAVATSPPPLTDQVPPHVFPEVNLEVSREEPKSPVREVRWDEEGMTWEVYGASVDPEVLGLAIQKHLEIQIEQFQTVPSKEGTQPGGEEALIKEGKRRPFRTMIQSLRRPSCCVHSSTAVE, encoded by the coding sequence ATGGCCACCAGCGACTCTCACCCAGAGTGTCACCCAGCCTCAACTCTCCATGGCCAACCCCTCTCCAAGAGCTCCTCCAACCTCCTGGGTGAAAGACCAGGCAATGGGCAGGAGCTCCGGAAGAGTGTCAGTAGCACCGTCTGCCAGAGTCCCACTGAGGAGGGTGACCCCATCCAGCTGGCTGGCGCAAGTGGAAGAGACGTAGAAAGCACCCTGGGAGCAGCAGGCCATGGCTCGTGCCCAGAGCCGGCGCCCTCCCCCTGGCAGGAGAAGAGCTCGGTGTTCCGCTCTAAGAGCAGCACTGTTGGAAACGTGTACTTCATGGGGGAGAGTGAGCCGTCCCCCTCGAGCTTGGCAGTGCCGGGGGTTGTGGTACAGCGAAGTCATTCTGATTTAGCGTCGGGCTGTAGGCATCTCAGCCTCAATGTGCCCATGGAAGCTAGCGTCAGCTGTTCTGCTCTGGGCTCCTCACCAAGGGGAAGAAGCAGCCTCGTGCCAAGGAATGTGTTGATCCAGAGGCCTGGCATGGGACACCATGACAGTGTGGACCCAGATAGAGAGCCTCCTCATCCTGACCCTCAGGGTTCGGCTGGCAATATAGAAGGTGATCCAGTGTCACAGGGCGCTGAGGCTGGGAGAGATGCTGTCGTTACTTTGCCCGGCCCGGGGGGAGAGGTCCAGATAGCTGGTGACCATAGTGGGGGTGACTCGATTCCAGATCCAGGGAGCAGGACCCAAGGTAGTATCCTACCGTGCTCTGTGCCCACGGCTCCTGGGTACATGCATCCCCCATCTTCTCCCTACTGTCCTAGACAAGCAGAAACTTCTGCAAAGACCAGTGACACCCACTCTGCCTACTGCCACCCCCTGCCCATCCCAGCCCTCCAGGTTGGCCCTGGGATGCTGTGCCCCATGAATGAAATGGGCGTCCCTGGATGCTGCCACGTCCTATCCACGTCAGAGATTCTGACGTTTCCCAAGCTGGTATCATCCGTGAGTGAATCTGGCCTCCATAACCAGCACTTGGTTAGATATCGCAGACTGGCAGAGGAGGCCCCCGTTTGCATTCATTGTTATGCCCCGACCAAGTGCCCACAGCAGGAATCCGCAGCGGGTTCTACGCTCCTGGCAAGCCAGCCGGCGTCAGACCCGATCACCAAGACCAAAGATGTGTCGACCATGACCTCCACTGGCGACTTGGCTCTGGGACCATCAGCCTCTTTGCATTGCAGGGACGCTGAGGTCCAGACGGCTCCCTCCACGGCCTGCAAGGCTGTGGCCACCAGCCCACCCCCTCTCACCGATCAGGTGCCCCCCCACGTGTTCCCAGAGGTGAACCTAGAGGTCAGCAGGGAGGAGCCCAAATCCCCCGTACGAGAGGTCAGATGGGACGAAGAGGGGATGACGTGGGAGGTGTACGGAGCTTCCGTGGATCCTGAGGTCCTGGGCTTGGCCATCCAGAAACATCTGGAGATTCAGATCGAACAGTTCCAGACGGTTCCCTCAAAAGAGGGCACCCAACCAGGTGGTGAGGAGGCCCTGatcaaggagggaaagagaaggccATTTCGAACCATGATCCAGTCCCTGAGACGTCCTAGCTGCTGTGTCCACTCGAGCACAGCTGTAGAATAA